The genomic stretch ATAGATTTTCATATTAAACATGGGATTGTATCGGACGCCTCCCTGCAACAGATGCGGGACCGCCTCCTGACCCTGCATCGCAAAGACAGGGAAATTGCCAAAGCCAATGTGGTGCTGCGCGAAGAGATGGCTGATCCACTGGGCAGGGTCTGCGAAGTGGAGCTGCTGATCTATGGCTCTTCCATCTACGTACACCGCCAGGCATGGAGTTATGATTGCGCTTTCCGCGAAGTAATGGAAATGCTCACTGAAACAATTGATGCACAGCTGAGAAAGCAAAAAGAACCACGTGTGCTCAATGTGACCACCGTGAGGGTCTGAGAATTTTCCCTGAACTAAATCGTTATTGCACTACATTTATAGGATTAAACGCATAAACGATTTGCCATGTTCAGAAAACTGACCATTTGCTGCTTACTGTTATGCTGTGTTGCCATTTATCCATTGTCAGCGCAGGTACAGACCCTTTCTCTCCATTCCGGATGGCAATTCCGCGAGCAGGACGATGCACGCTGGTACCCGGCCAGGGTGCCCGGTGAAGTGCACCTGGATCTGCTGGCCAATAAACTCATCCCTGACCCCTTTTACCGCGACAACGAGAAAAAACTTCAGTGGATTGAAAAAGAGAACTGGGAATACCAGACCCGCTTTGATGTCCCCGCCAATCTCCGCAGCCAGGCACAGGTACAGCTGGTATTTGATGGTCTGGATACCTATGCCGCTGTTTACCTGAACGACCAGCTGATCCTGGAGGCCGATAACAGCTTTCGCCAGTGGCGCGTAGCGGTGAAATCGCTCCTCAAACCCACCGGTAACAAACTCTTCATCCGCTTCTGGTCTGCCCAGAATAAAGTGGATAGCCTGGCCAAAGCCCACCTGCCTTATGTGATCCCCGATAATCCCCGCGCCTATGTCCGCAAAGCACAATATCATTTTGGCTGGGACTGGGGTCCCAAATTCACTACCTGCGGTATCTGGAAAGCCGTGAAACTGGAAGCTTTTCAGCAACTGCCAGCTGAAAAGCCCTACCAGCCCCCGGTACAGGTGGAGCTGGTGCAGAAACCCGACCAGTACGGTGAATCCTTTGCCTTTCATATTAATGGCCAGCCCGTTTACATGAAGGGCGCCAACTATATTCCCTCCGATGCTTTTGTTACCCGCATGACCCGCGACAGCTACCGCCAGATGCTCCTGATGGCCAAAGAAGCCAATATGAATATGCTGCGCGTATGGGGCGGTGGTATCTACGAGGATGATTATTTCTACGATCTCTGTGATTCCCTTGGCATCTATGTCTGGCAGGACTTCATGTTTGCCGGCACCATGGTGCCTGGTGATGACGCCTTTTTCGCTAACGTGCGCGAAGAAGTGAAATACCAGGTCAAACGACTTCGTCATCATAAAAGCATCGTGATCTGGTGCGGTAACAATGAAATAGAAGAAGCTTTCTACCACTGGGGCTGGCAGCAGCAGTACCGCCTGCGTCCTTCTGACAGCACAACGCTCTGGAATGATTATGTACGGCTGTTCAGGGACAGTATCCCTGCCTGGCTCAAAGAAGTGGATCCCTACAGGCCTTATGTATCCAGCTCGCCCAGGTTCCACTGGAGCCGTGCTTCCAGCATCACCGAGGGCGACAGCCACTACTGGGGTACCTGGTGGGGCGGTGAGGATTTTGAGGTGTTTGAAAAGAAGACCGGTCGCTTCATCAGTGAATACGGTATGCAGGCCATGCCCAATTATTCCAGTATCCTGGCCATTACACAGCCGCAGGACCGCTACCTGTTCTCCGATGTGCTGGAAAACCACCAGCGTGCCGGTAAAGGATTCAGCAAGCTGGAAGGTTACCTGAAAGGCTATATGATTGATTCTGCCAGGATCAATAAATTATCCGTTGAAGATTATGTGTACCTCACCCAATGTGTGCAATACTACGGGTTCAAGAATATGATCCTCATCCACCGCAGCTTTGAGCCCCGGAATATGGGCACCCTGCTATGGCAGCTGAACGACTGCTGGCCGGTTGCCAGCTGGAGTATCACCGACTATTACAACCGCGCGCCCAAAGCGGGCTGGTATGCGGTGAAAGCTGCCTATAGTGACACAGACAGACCCGAAAGGGATTTGGTTCGTCCCAAAGATCTAAAACTGTCCGATCCCGCTATCAGCTGCGTACGGAAAGGCAATACCCTGGTGCTGAAAGCCAGTTCCTTTGCCAAATACGTATATGTAGAGCTGCCGGGATACAGCGGTCATTTTTCAGATAATTATTTCGACCTGCAACCAGGTGTGGAAAAACAGATCAGCTTTGATCCGGCAAAACTGAAGGTCCCGGCAACTGGCTTCAGACCCAAGGTCAGATCGCTGTTTGACATACAGCAGGCTTACCGGTAATGGGGATGTAATGGAATAAATATATTTGTTTCGCCAGTTCAAACCTGGTTTTTAAATGCTACATATGTTCAACAGACTACTATTAACCGCAGGCGCTGCCGGACTTGCCCTGCAGGCCCTTGTTTCCTGTGCAGGTGCAGGCAGGACCAAAACCACCAAGCAACCTGCCGCCTGGGTACAACCCTATATCGGTACCGCAGGTCATGGACACGTTTTCCTGGGCGCCAATGTACCCTTTGGAGCCGTTCAGCTGGGCCCTTCCAATATTATCCAGACCTGGGACAAATTCAATGGATGGGACTGGTGCAGCGGTTATAACTACAGCAGCCGCGAGATACTGGGTTTTACCCATACGCATCTCAGCGGCACGGGTATCGGCGACCTGAATGACCTGCTGGTACTGCCCGCCAACGGCAAGCTGCAACTGAACCCTATGGCCTTTGATAAACCTGCTACCGGTTACGGTTCCAATTTCAGCCATGACAGCGAAACTGTGAAACCCGGTTACTACCAGGTTTACCTGGACAAGTACCAGGTGAATGCCCGCCTCACCGCTACTGAACGCACCGGTTTTCATCAGTATACTTTCAGAAAAACCGACAGCGCGCATATCCTGGTTGACCTGGGCTTCGGCATGGGCTGGGATTCTCCTGTCAAAACAGAATTCCGCCAGGTGAACGACAGCACTTTCCTGGGTTATCGTTTCTCAACAGGCTGGGCTAACAATCAGCAATTATATTTTGCAATTGTGCTTGACCGTAAGGTGACGAAGTTGGCATTATTCAATGACACTGTTCCCGTCAACGCTAAAGAAGCTATAGGCCAGCGGGTGAAAGCCGCCCTGTATATTGATGTGGCCAGCAACCCTACCGTAGCCCTGAAAGTGGGTATCAGCCCGGTCAGCGCGGAGAACGCCCTGCTGAATATCCAGCAAGAGAACCCCGACTGGGATTTTGATAAAAAAGTGGCCGCTGCTGAAGATCGCTGGAATGAGGAACTGGGAAGAATAAAAATTGATGCGGACGAAAAAGAGATGACTGTTTTCTATACCTCGCTCTACCATAGTTATTTTTCGCCATCGCTGTTCAATGATGTGAACAAGGATTACCGCGGGGCCGACCGCCAGGTGCATACCGGCGCGGACTTCGACAACTATACGGTGTTCTCCCTCTGGGATACTTACCGGGCCTGGCATCCGCTCATGACCCTTGCCCAGCCGGACAGGATGAATGGATTCATCAAAACCATGCTGGCTATTTACAAGGAGCAGGGGCGTTTACCGCTCTGGCACCTGCATGGCAATGAAACCAATACCATGGTGGGCAACCCTGCTATACCGGTCATTGTGGATGCTTACCTGAAAGGTTATCGGGATTATGATGTGAACTTGGCCTGGGAAGCAGTGAAGCATACGGCTATGGAGCAGGCAGAAGGGCTGAAGTATGTACAGAAACTGCAGTTCATTCCGGCCGACAGTATAAAAGAGTCTGTGGCCAAAGCCCTGGAATATGCTATTGCCGATGGCGCGGCAGCAAGATTTGCGAAGGAGCTGGGCAAGACTGACGAGTATGAATATTTCAATAAACGCGCCCATCTCTACACGCAGTATTTTGACCGCAGTGTTGGTTTCATGCGCGGCAGGATCAGTGAAAACAAATGGCGGGAGCCTTTTGATCCGGCCATGGCCCTGCACCGCAACAATGATTACTGTGAAGGCAACGCCTGGCAATATCTATGGCTGGTGCCGCAGGATGTGCCGGGACTGATTGCGCTGCTGGGGAACGACAAAGCCTTTACCGATAAGCTGGACCAGCTGTTTGCGGCTTCTTCCGACCTGCATGCAGAGGCTTCGCCGGATATTTCCGGGATGATTGGCCAGTATGCGCATGGCAATGAGCCGGGGCATCATATTCCCTACCTGTATCCCTATGCCGGTCAGCCCTGGAAAACAGCGGCGTTGGTAAGGCAGATCACGGATACTTTTTATACCACTCAGCCCGATGGTCTTTGTGGCAATGAAGATGCGGGACAGATGTCGGCCTGGTATGTATTATCGGCCCTTGGTTTTTACCCCGTGGATCCTGCAGCGGGCATCTATGTGTTTGGATCGCCGCTGGTGCGTTCTGCGGTGATCAGCCTGCCGGGTAACAAGAGCTTTACCGTCCGGGTAGTGAACCAGTCGAAAGAAAACAAATATATCCAGCGCGTAGAGCGCAATGGCAATGCCTGGGATAAGTCCTTTATCACGCACCACCATATCATGACGGGCGGCAGCCTGACCATTCATATGGGGCCCAAGCCTTCACCCACCTGGGGTGTAGCGCTGGAGGACAGACCTAAAAATTAAGGATGCTCATACAAGAATAGGGAAGCCCCGAAGTACTGCTTCGGGGCTTTTACCTGCTATCCCAGAGCAGTAATAGTATTACAGGAAAGGGGTGCGCCATCATAGTAGGGTTTGGGTTGGGTCGGGCGCCTGCGGTATAGGGTTATACAGGTTATCTTCCTGGGGGTACCAGGTCCTGCTATGGGATAGGTAAATATAGGTTGACGGCCGATTCGGGAACAGGGACCCAAGGGTTCTATTTTGATGGTGTGCCATTATTTTTAATGTGGGGTTCCTGCTAAAACCCACATTTTTGCAGGAATGTTTGTTCCCGTCCCTTTCCTGAGAAAGCTGCTCCTGGTTACCCTTTGCTGGCTGACGGCCCATATGGCCTCTGCCCGTGATACACTTTCTGTGACCCCGGCCATGCCCAATACAGCGTTACAGTCCTGGCTGGTTGGGTTAGAAGACCATAGCCGGCAGCTTACTCCGGTGCAGGTGCTGGCGGGCAGGGATCATATGGCGCCAGTCCATGACCTGTTGCAACTGGAACCTACCAATCATTACTGGCTATATATACCGCTGCGCAATACTACGGACAGCGCGGTAGCCCCCATCCTGCATTTCAGTAGTCTCACTTTTGTAGACGCCTGGTTATTTGTGGGCGATAGCCTGGTCCTTCACCGGGCTGCGGGCGCTTTCCGGCCTGCCGCCGAACTGGCGCCGGGTGATGGCCGCTTTCACCTGTCCCTGCCTATGCAGGCAGGCCAGCAGTATAACCTGCTCCTGAAAGTGTGGCATACCAAACATTATCATCCAACATTCGATTTTGCGTTGCAGTCGCCCCTGGTCTACCAGCAGGAGCATGCCCGGCGGGAGCGGCTGGATGCCTGGGCGCAGGGCGCTATGGGTATCTTCCTGCTGTATACCCTGCTGTCCTGGCTGGTCAGCAGGTTCAGGCCCTACCTATGGCTGACTTTCTTTATTGCGGGTGTGGCGCTGTATGGATTGAGTACTGGTCCGTATATGATCGACTGGTTCTATCCCGATAATCCGGCCACGGGCTGGGTATTCAATGTGCTGTACCTGCACCTGGCACAGCTGGGCATGTACCTGCTGGTGATAGATTTCTGGTCGCTCCGGCAATTCAATCCCCGGCTTTACCGGATGGGGTTAGGTTTTGCCACTGTGTTGCCGGTGCTGTCGGTAGCGAGTTTTTCCATCAACTATTTTACGGGTAACTACAACCTGATGAACAATATCAACCTGCTGGCCTTCCTGCTGCCTTTCAGCTTTGTGCTGCTGGCCATCCGGGTCTGCTGGCGGCGGCTGGACCGGGCGCAGCGTTTCCTCTGTTACGGGATGTTGTTGTTTGTGCTGGGCGCGCTGCTGATCTCCGGCGGTTCATTTTTTCTCCGGGAGAAAGCCCTGGACTTCACGCCCTATATCGGTCATATTGCTACGCTGAGCATTTTTATCCTTTTCTCTACCGGCCTGAAAGAAAAGCAGCGGCAGCATGAACTGGACCGCAATGCGGCACTGGCGGAGCTGAACAGGTTACAGCATGAGCAGAACCTGTTACTGGAAAAAAAGGTAACGGAACGAACCCTGGACCTGCAGCAATCCAACGGGCAGCTGCGGATGCAGTGGGATGAACTGGGCCGTCGCAATGCACAGATAGAGACCCTGATCAATGAGCTGAGCCACCGGGTGAAAAATAATTTACAGCTATTGTATAGCCTGAACAGCCTGCAGCTGCCCCTGGTGCAGGATGCTGCGGCGCAGCATGTGCTGCGCGGCAATATTGCGCGGATCAGGGCCATGATGCTGGTGAACCAGAAATTATACCGGCCGGAGGCTGATACGGCGATCCCGGTGGAGGAATCGGTGCGTGAGCTGACGGGGCATTTGCAGCAGATCTATGATGCGGCCCATAAGGTCAGCATCCGGCAGGACATACAGGCCGATGGCGTGCTGGCGCCCAAGCAGCTGCTGTCGCTGGCCATGATCCTGGCAGAGCTGCTGACCAATAGTTTTAAATATGCTTTTGGGGAGATAGGGGAGCCGGTGATAGATATCCGGATCCGGCTGGAAAGGGATCAGTTGCAGGTGCTGTATGCGGACAATGGGGTGGGTTTGCCATTGGACAGGACTAACAGCTCGTCCATGGGTCTCCCGCTGGTGCGCGACCTGGTCAGGCAGTTACAGGGCAGTATGGAGGTGCGGAACGAGGGCGGGCTGGCGTATCATTTCCGGATACCGATGTAAAGCGTTCAATGTAGTTTTTGCATTGACAGGAGCTATTTCGGCATAGCCTGGAAGCGGTAGCTCCGCTGCTGTGATGGCTGATTGTTGGGTACAGAGTAATTAATTAAATGACTATACATGATCCGGGTACTGATTGTAGAAGACGAGATCATTATTGCGCGGTTTATTGAGCAGCAGCTGCAGGCCAGCTTTCGTTGCAGTACCCGTATTGCGGTATCTGCGGCGGAAGTAGCGATGGCGATGCCGGAGATGCTGCCCCAGCTGGTATTGTGTGATATCAACCTGGAGGAAAAGCGGACGGGGATTGAACTGGTGGCGGAGCTGCAGCAATCGTACGTTTTTGAAGTGATCTATATT from Candidatus Pseudobacter hemicellulosilyticus encodes the following:
- a CDS encoding GH92 family glycosyl hydrolase; its protein translation is MFNRLLLTAGAAGLALQALVSCAGAGRTKTTKQPAAWVQPYIGTAGHGHVFLGANVPFGAVQLGPSNIIQTWDKFNGWDWCSGYNYSSREILGFTHTHLSGTGIGDLNDLLVLPANGKLQLNPMAFDKPATGYGSNFSHDSETVKPGYYQVYLDKYQVNARLTATERTGFHQYTFRKTDSAHILVDLGFGMGWDSPVKTEFRQVNDSTFLGYRFSTGWANNQQLYFAIVLDRKVTKLALFNDTVPVNAKEAIGQRVKAALYIDVASNPTVALKVGISPVSAENALLNIQQENPDWDFDKKVAAAEDRWNEELGRIKIDADEKEMTVFYTSLYHSYFSPSLFNDVNKDYRGADRQVHTGADFDNYTVFSLWDTYRAWHPLMTLAQPDRMNGFIKTMLAIYKEQGRLPLWHLHGNETNTMVGNPAIPVIVDAYLKGYRDYDVNLAWEAVKHTAMEQAEGLKYVQKLQFIPADSIKESVAKALEYAIADGAAARFAKELGKTDEYEYFNKRAHLYTQYFDRSVGFMRGRISENKWREPFDPAMALHRNNDYCEGNAWQYLWLVPQDVPGLIALLGNDKAFTDKLDQLFAASSDLHAEASPDISGMIGQYAHGNEPGHHIPYLYPYAGQPWKTAALVRQITDTFYTTQPDGLCGNEDAGQMSAWYVLSALGFYPVDPAAGIYVFGSPLVRSAVISLPGNKSFTVRVVNQSKENKYIQRVERNGNAWDKSFITHHHIMTGGSLTIHMGPKPSPTWGVALEDRPKN
- a CDS encoding histidine kinase dimerization/phosphoacceptor domain -containing protein translates to MFVPVPFLRKLLLVTLCWLTAHMASARDTLSVTPAMPNTALQSWLVGLEDHSRQLTPVQVLAGRDHMAPVHDLLQLEPTNHYWLYIPLRNTTDSAVAPILHFSSLTFVDAWLFVGDSLVLHRAAGAFRPAAELAPGDGRFHLSLPMQAGQQYNLLLKVWHTKHYHPTFDFALQSPLVYQQEHARRERLDAWAQGAMGIFLLYTLLSWLVSRFRPYLWLTFFIAGVALYGLSTGPYMIDWFYPDNPATGWVFNVLYLHLAQLGMYLLVIDFWSLRQFNPRLYRMGLGFATVLPVLSVASFSINYFTGNYNLMNNINLLAFLLPFSFVLLAIRVCWRRLDRAQRFLCYGMLLFVLGALLISGGSFFLREKALDFTPYIGHIATLSIFILFSTGLKEKQRQHELDRNAALAELNRLQHEQNLLLEKKVTERTLDLQQSNGQLRMQWDELGRRNAQIETLINELSHRVKNNLQLLYSLNSLQLPLVQDAAAQHVLRGNIARIRAMMLVNQKLYRPEADTAIPVEESVRELTGHLQQIYDAAHKVSIRQDIQADGVLAPKQLLSLAMILAELLTNSFKYAFGEIGEPVIDIRIRLERDQLQVLYADNGVGLPLDRTNSSSMGLPLVRDLVRQLQGSMEVRNEGGLAYHFRIPM
- a CDS encoding glycoside hydrolase family 2 TIM barrel-domain containing protein, whose protein sequence is MFRKLTICCLLLCCVAIYPLSAQVQTLSLHSGWQFREQDDARWYPARVPGEVHLDLLANKLIPDPFYRDNEKKLQWIEKENWEYQTRFDVPANLRSQAQVQLVFDGLDTYAAVYLNDQLILEADNSFRQWRVAVKSLLKPTGNKLFIRFWSAQNKVDSLAKAHLPYVIPDNPRAYVRKAQYHFGWDWGPKFTTCGIWKAVKLEAFQQLPAEKPYQPPVQVELVQKPDQYGESFAFHINGQPVYMKGANYIPSDAFVTRMTRDSYRQMLLMAKEANMNMLRVWGGGIYEDDYFYDLCDSLGIYVWQDFMFAGTMVPGDDAFFANVREEVKYQVKRLRHHKSIVIWCGNNEIEEAFYHWGWQQQYRLRPSDSTTLWNDYVRLFRDSIPAWLKEVDPYRPYVSSSPRFHWSRASSITEGDSHYWGTWWGGEDFEVFEKKTGRFISEYGMQAMPNYSSILAITQPQDRYLFSDVLENHQRAGKGFSKLEGYLKGYMIDSARINKLSVEDYVYLTQCVQYYGFKNMILIHRSFEPRNMGTLLWQLNDCWPVASWSITDYYNRAPKAGWYAVKAAYSDTDRPERDLVRPKDLKLSDPAISCVRKGNTLVLKASSFAKYVYVELPGYSGHFSDNYFDLQPGVEKQISFDPAKLKVPATGFRPKVRSLFDIQQAYR